The proteins below are encoded in one region of Oncorhynchus clarkii lewisi isolate Uvic-CL-2024 chromosome 33, UVic_Ocla_1.0, whole genome shotgun sequence:
- the LOC139393296 gene encoding zinc finger protein ZFMSA12A-like isoform X2 gives MTDRQRTLLILGLRARVTLGRFSAEHPVSLQTLLYSIKSSQLAQVQSYDAGMESPEANFAKLTQSLITDPVEREHFVQVVFLEEFRPDFDKALQELVCDFLTRLEELLTLPDFKQTALLLSAGSSGLDECLQSFSHSEDLQFLLQNYKQCRTLYTNISSSDIPQESDIESDAFPDQLNRTNLDTGVAMRTAHLVAMGSTRDIIGCDETCDEANEDDIDVEDESAQKRAGSGLSPTSVMQGGDTDPVAGVSFQVLTPLSSASNECAPSTSSSSHINIFHQCPQCGKCFNYQSQLVQHQQIHCGDNPYKCSNCGNRFKFFTSLSNHKRMQCVGTAFSCPKCWREFGSLREKLRHQCPHNESMSICPQSGKSFKTSPQYPFQCRHCARSFPESNQLDTHEKSHSVVQSLDCHKCGMTFSNLPSLVHHVEAHKRSDLRPSSHLPKKKGLQLPRTHHCHQCGKSFVTNRRLKDHMRTHMNYRPFSCSYCGKCFTQKGNLTVHIRLHTGERPYMCSVCGKAFPSGGDLQVHQRFHTGERPYQCKECDKRFFKSSHLVVHMRGHRGERPYTCNECGRGFIRRTCLKKHLLVHSGERPYSCLRCPNTYKRSSHLNYHMKKNH, from the exons atgactgacagacagaggacCCTCCTTATTTTGGGGCTGAGAGCAAGG GTAACTTTGGGGCGATTTTCTGCTGAGCACCCTGTCAGCCTCCAAACCCTCCTTTATTCTATAAAGTCTTCTCAACTTGCACAGGTTCAG TCCTATGATGCAGGCATGGAATCACCTGAAGCTAACTTTGCCAAGCTCACCCAAAGCTTGATTACAGACCCGGTTGAGCGTGAACACTTCGTTCAA GTGGTGTTCCTTGAGGAATTCAGACCTGATTTTGACAAAGCGCTTCAGGAACTGGTCTGTGACTTCCTCACTAGATTGGAAGAGCTGCTTACACTACCAGACTTTAAGCAG ACTGCATTGTTGCTGAGTGCTGGCTCCTCTGGCCTAGATGAATGCCTGCAGTCTTTCTCTCACTCAGAAGATCTCCAGTTTCTGCTCCAGAATTACAAACAATGCAGAACATTGTACACAAACA TTTCCTCCTCTGACATTCCTCAGGAATCAGATATTGAATCCGATGCCTTCCCTGACCAGTTAAACCGTACCAATCTGGACACTGGTGTGGCTATGAGGACAGCACATTTAGTGGCAATGGGGAGCACAAGAGATATTATAGGCTGCGATGAAACCTGTGATGAAGCGAATGAAGATGACATAGATGTAGAGGACGAGTCAGCACAgaaaag ggctggttctggtctttctcCTACCAGTGTCATGCAAGGTGGTGATACAG ACCCAGTTGCAGGGGTGTCGTTTCAGGTGTTGACTCCCCTGTCTTCAGCTTCAAATGAGTGTGCCCCATCTACTTCCAGTTCATCACACATTAACATTTTCCACCAGTGTCCTCAGTGTGGGAAGTGCTTTAATTATCAGTCTCAACTTGTCCAACACCAGCAAATTCACTGTGGGGATAATCCATACAAGTGCTCCAACTGTGGGAATAGATTCAAATTCTTTACAAGTCTGTCAAACCATAAGAGGATGCAATGTGTGGGCACTGCCTTTAGCTGCCCCAAATGCTGGAGAGAGTTTGGTTCTCTTCGTGAGAAATTGAGACACCAGTGTCCACACAACGAATCCATGTCCATCTGTCCACAGAGCGGGAAGAGTTTTAAGACATCACCACAATATCCATTCCAGTGTCGTCACTGTGCAAGGAGCTTTCCCGAATCGAATCAACTGGACACCCACGAAAAAAGTCACAGTGTCGTCCAATCGCTCGACTGTCACAAATGTGGAATGACCTTCAGCAACTTGCCCAGCCTCGTGCACCACGTGGAAGCCCACAAGAGGTCGGATCTGAGGCCATCGTCGCACCTTCCAAAGAAGAAAGGATTGCAGCTTCCGAGAACTCACCATTGCCACCAATGTGGAAAGTCCTTCGTAACAAACCGTCGCCTCAAGGATCACATGCGCACTCATATGAATTATCGTCCCTTTTCCTGCTCCTACTGTGGGAAATGTTTCACTCAGAAAGGTAATCTCACTGTGCACATAAGGCTCCACACAGGGGAGAGACCCTACATGTGCTCTGTGTGTGGGAAGGCGTTTCCATCAGGAGGGGATCTGCAGGTACACCAGCGCTTTCACACTGGGGAGAGACCTTACCAATGCAAAGAGTGTGACAAGCGTTTTTTTAAGTCGAGCCATTTAGTGGTCCACATGCGTGGGCATAGGGGAGAGCGTCCCTACACTTGTAATGAATGTGGGAGGGGTTTTATCCGGAGAACTTGCTTAAAAAAACATTTGCTAGTTCATTCAGGGGAGAGGCCATATTCATGTCTTCGTTGCCCGAATACTTACAAACGCAGTTCACACCTGAACTATCACATGAAGAAAAATCATTGA
- the LOC139393296 gene encoding zinc finger protein 436-like isoform X1 — MRRSLAKVAKILIGTWAIMDSPIPLSSLRLLVPPLRLMSAFMWQVSQQRAIKHYGKLEEFVTVVTQTVPELMTDRQRTLLILGLRARVTLGRFSAEHPVSLQTLLYSIKSSQLAQVQSYDAGMESPEANFAKLTQSLITDPVEREHFVQVVFLEEFRPDFDKALQELVCDFLTRLEELLTLPDFKQTALLLSAGSSGLDECLQSFSHSEDLQFLLQNYKQCRTLYTNISSSDIPQESDIESDAFPDQLNRTNLDTGVAMRTAHLVAMGSTRDIIGCDETCDEANEDDIDVEDESAQKRAGSGLSPTSVMQGGDTDPVAGVSFQVLTPLSSASNECAPSTSSSSHINIFHQCPQCGKCFNYQSQLVQHQQIHCGDNPYKCSNCGNRFKFFTSLSNHKRMQCVGTAFSCPKCWREFGSLREKLRHQCPHNESMSICPQSGKSFKTSPQYPFQCRHCARSFPESNQLDTHEKSHSVVQSLDCHKCGMTFSNLPSLVHHVEAHKRSDLRPSSHLPKKKGLQLPRTHHCHQCGKSFVTNRRLKDHMRTHMNYRPFSCSYCGKCFTQKGNLTVHIRLHTGERPYMCSVCGKAFPSGGDLQVHQRFHTGERPYQCKECDKRFFKSSHLVVHMRGHRGERPYTCNECGRGFIRRTCLKKHLLVHSGERPYSCLRCPNTYKRSSHLNYHMKKNH, encoded by the exons ATGCGGCGCTCACTAGCCAAGGTAGCTAAGATATTGATTGGCACATGGGCCATAATGG attcccccatccctctctcctccctgcgcCTTTTGGTTCCACCTCTACGACTGATGTCTGCATTTATGTGGCAGGTATCACAACAGAGGGCCATTAAGCACTATGGAAAATTAGAGGAGTTTGTAACCGTGGTAACACAAACTGTCCCAGAACttatgactgacagacagaggacCCTCCTTATTTTGGGGCTGAGAGCAAGG GTAACTTTGGGGCGATTTTCTGCTGAGCACCCTGTCAGCCTCCAAACCCTCCTTTATTCTATAAAGTCTTCTCAACTTGCACAGGTTCAG TCCTATGATGCAGGCATGGAATCACCTGAAGCTAACTTTGCCAAGCTCACCCAAAGCTTGATTACAGACCCGGTTGAGCGTGAACACTTCGTTCAA GTGGTGTTCCTTGAGGAATTCAGACCTGATTTTGACAAAGCGCTTCAGGAACTGGTCTGTGACTTCCTCACTAGATTGGAAGAGCTGCTTACACTACCAGACTTTAAGCAG ACTGCATTGTTGCTGAGTGCTGGCTCCTCTGGCCTAGATGAATGCCTGCAGTCTTTCTCTCACTCAGAAGATCTCCAGTTTCTGCTCCAGAATTACAAACAATGCAGAACATTGTACACAAACA TTTCCTCCTCTGACATTCCTCAGGAATCAGATATTGAATCCGATGCCTTCCCTGACCAGTTAAACCGTACCAATCTGGACACTGGTGTGGCTATGAGGACAGCACATTTAGTGGCAATGGGGAGCACAAGAGATATTATAGGCTGCGATGAAACCTGTGATGAAGCGAATGAAGATGACATAGATGTAGAGGACGAGTCAGCACAgaaaag ggctggttctggtctttctcCTACCAGTGTCATGCAAGGTGGTGATACAG ACCCAGTTGCAGGGGTGTCGTTTCAGGTGTTGACTCCCCTGTCTTCAGCTTCAAATGAGTGTGCCCCATCTACTTCCAGTTCATCACACATTAACATTTTCCACCAGTGTCCTCAGTGTGGGAAGTGCTTTAATTATCAGTCTCAACTTGTCCAACACCAGCAAATTCACTGTGGGGATAATCCATACAAGTGCTCCAACTGTGGGAATAGATTCAAATTCTTTACAAGTCTGTCAAACCATAAGAGGATGCAATGTGTGGGCACTGCCTTTAGCTGCCCCAAATGCTGGAGAGAGTTTGGTTCTCTTCGTGAGAAATTGAGACACCAGTGTCCACACAACGAATCCATGTCCATCTGTCCACAGAGCGGGAAGAGTTTTAAGACATCACCACAATATCCATTCCAGTGTCGTCACTGTGCAAGGAGCTTTCCCGAATCGAATCAACTGGACACCCACGAAAAAAGTCACAGTGTCGTCCAATCGCTCGACTGTCACAAATGTGGAATGACCTTCAGCAACTTGCCCAGCCTCGTGCACCACGTGGAAGCCCACAAGAGGTCGGATCTGAGGCCATCGTCGCACCTTCCAAAGAAGAAAGGATTGCAGCTTCCGAGAACTCACCATTGCCACCAATGTGGAAAGTCCTTCGTAACAAACCGTCGCCTCAAGGATCACATGCGCACTCATATGAATTATCGTCCCTTTTCCTGCTCCTACTGTGGGAAATGTTTCACTCAGAAAGGTAATCTCACTGTGCACATAAGGCTCCACACAGGGGAGAGACCCTACATGTGCTCTGTGTGTGGGAAGGCGTTTCCATCAGGAGGGGATCTGCAGGTACACCAGCGCTTTCACACTGGGGAGAGACCTTACCAATGCAAAGAGTGTGACAAGCGTTTTTTTAAGTCGAGCCATTTAGTGGTCCACATGCGTGGGCATAGGGGAGAGCGTCCCTACACTTGTAATGAATGTGGGAGGGGTTTTATCCGGAGAACTTGCTTAAAAAAACATTTGCTAGTTCATTCAGGGGAGAGGCCATATTCATGTCTTCGTTGCCCGAATACTTACAAACGCAGTTCACACCTGAACTATCACATGAAGAAAAATCATTGA